A region from the Haloarcula limicola genome encodes:
- the dacZ gene encoding diadenylate cyclase DacZ, with protein MNELRDLLADVVADADAVSLFSPNAAAFERFEDADIPVVVVGPENAVDAENFVELPIDFIDLEGRVRFGIEGALEKEFFEEGDEVVCVTDFLGGVGNTVARIETSDFSPSGVYDLFVNSRAEPGVVRDVFEVAIELGKKGQKGKPVGALFVVGDAGKVMNKSRPLSYNPFEKSHVHVGDPIVNVMLKEFSRLDGAFVISDAGKIVSAYRYLEPSAEGVDIPKGLGARHMAGGAISRDTNATAIVLSESDGLVRAFKGGEIVLEIDPEEY; from the coding sequence ATGAACGAGTTGCGCGACCTGCTCGCCGACGTGGTCGCAGACGCCGACGCCGTCTCGCTGTTCTCCCCGAACGCCGCCGCCTTCGAGCGGTTCGAGGACGCGGATATCCCAGTCGTCGTCGTCGGCCCGGAGAACGCCGTGGACGCGGAGAACTTCGTCGAACTACCGATCGACTTCATCGACCTCGAAGGCAGGGTCCGCTTCGGTATCGAGGGGGCGCTCGAAAAGGAATTCTTCGAGGAAGGCGACGAAGTCGTCTGCGTGACAGACTTCTTGGGCGGGGTCGGAAACACCGTCGCCCGCATCGAGACCAGCGACTTCTCGCCGTCGGGCGTCTACGATCTGTTCGTCAACTCCCGGGCCGAGCCCGGCGTCGTCCGCGACGTCTTCGAGGTGGCCATCGAACTCGGGAAGAAGGGACAGAAGGGCAAGCCCGTCGGCGCGCTGTTCGTCGTCGGCGACGCCGGCAAGGTCATGAACAAGTCCCGACCGCTCTCGTACAACCCCTTCGAGAAGTCCCACGTCCACGTCGGCGACCCGATCGTCAACGTGATGCTGAAGGAGTTCTCGCGGCTCGACGGCGCGTTCGTCATCTCCGACGCCGGGAAGATCGTCTCGGCGTACCGCTACCTCGAACCCTCCGCCGAAGGGGTGGACATCCCGAAGGGGCTGGGCGCGCGACACATGGCCGGTGGGGCCATCTCTCGGGACACGAACGCGACCGCGATCGTCCTCTCGGAGAGCGACGGGCTCGTACGGGCGTTCAAGGGCGGGGAAATCGTCCTCGAGATCGACCCCGAGGAATACTGA
- a CDS encoding mechanosensitive ion channel domain-containing protein, translating to MQLGFDWPDVIRTLFSPENAVLLSIIVLFVGLVLGVLVWRASRQFMRELGVPEAVEGTPFERTARGLGTSTVGIVSNLTALFVYIVTVTVALNIAQLGNPEAYWTQFTEFLPDLFIAAFALIIGLIAGDKARLVVSERLRSVKLPEATLVPELVKYSIFYLAVLIALGQLGVDTMALLILLAAYSFGLVFITGLALKDLLAASAAGLYLLLSEPYSIGDEVVIGDRQGIVQEVDMFVTHVESEGKEHIIPNQLVIRSGIVRVRN from the coding sequence ATGCAACTTGGATTCGACTGGCCGGACGTCATCCGGACGCTGTTCTCGCCGGAGAACGCCGTGTTGCTCTCGATCATCGTCCTCTTCGTCGGCCTGGTGCTCGGCGTGCTGGTCTGGCGGGCCTCGCGGCAGTTCATGCGGGAACTGGGCGTTCCAGAGGCCGTCGAGGGCACCCCCTTCGAGCGGACCGCTCGGGGTCTGGGCACGTCCACGGTCGGTATCGTCTCGAACCTCACGGCGCTGTTCGTCTACATCGTCACCGTCACGGTGGCGCTGAACATCGCCCAACTGGGCAATCCGGAGGCGTACTGGACGCAGTTCACCGAGTTCCTCCCGGACCTCTTCATCGCCGCCTTCGCGCTCATCATCGGCCTCATCGCCGGCGACAAGGCGCGGCTCGTCGTCTCGGAGCGCCTCCGAAGCGTGAAGCTCCCCGAGGCGACGCTCGTGCCGGAACTCGTCAAGTACAGCATCTTCTATCTGGCCGTCCTCATCGCGCTCGGTCAGCTGGGCGTCGATACGATGGCGCTGCTCATCCTGCTGGCGGCGTACTCCTTCGGACTCGTCTTCATCACCGGGCTGGCGCTGAAAGACCTCTTGGCCGCGAGCGCCGCCGGACTCTACCTCCTGCTGTCGGAACCGTACAGCATCGGCGACGAGGTCGTCATCGGCGACCGGCAGGGAATAGTTCAGGAAGTCGATATGTTCGTCACGCACGTCGAGAGCGAGGGAAAAGAGCACATCATCCCCAATCAGTTGGTCATCCGGTCGGGGATCGTCCGCGTCCGGAACTAA
- a CDS encoding acyltransferase, whose translation MSGQRHDDLDRHPTPGPRNSLFSWPDAKHPLRVMLNYAVILVCRVSPSLRLKNRLLRRLGVTVGTGVAWGLESTPDVFWPELITVRDDAIVGYDATLLCHEFLQTEYRTGEVVVGERAMIGAGAVVLPGVTVGADAQVAANSLVADDVPPGTTVAGVPAEPIERGDDADS comes from the coding sequence GTGAGCGGCCAACGACACGACGACCTCGACCGTCATCCGACCCCCGGTCCGCGCAACTCCCTGTTCTCGTGGCCCGACGCGAAACACCCGCTGCGCGTGATGCTCAACTACGCCGTCATCCTCGTCTGTCGCGTCTCGCCGAGCCTGCGGCTCAAGAACCGGCTGTTGCGCCGCCTCGGCGTCACCGTCGGCACCGGCGTCGCGTGGGGCCTCGAATCGACGCCCGACGTCTTCTGGCCGGAACTCATCACCGTCAGAGACGACGCCATCGTCGGCTACGACGCGACGCTGCTCTGTCACGAGTTCCTACAGACGGAGTACCGGACCGGCGAGGTCGTCGTCGGCGAGCGAGCGATGATCGGCGCGGGCGCGGTCGTCCTCCCGGGCGTGACGGTCGGAGCGGACGCGCAGGTGGCCGCGAACTCCCTCGTCGCGGACGACGTCCCGCCGGGGACGACCGTCGCCGGCGTCCCGGCGGAGCCGATAGAACGGGGCGACGACGCCGACAGTTAG
- a CDS encoding DUF7576 family protein has translation MAPHVDDTIADRSLSETGDGDVVTVCAECDGELDPGERTPTVATVADGVTVYLFCDEDCKAAFQRD, from the coding sequence ATGGCCCCGCACGTGGACGATACGATCGCCGATAGATCGCTCAGTGAAACGGGGGACGGCGATGTCGTAACGGTCTGTGCTGAGTGCGACGGCGAACTCGACCCCGGAGAGCGGACGCCGACGGTGGCGACGGTCGCGGACGGCGTCACCGTCTACCTCTTCTGTGACGAGGACTGCAAAGCGGCGTTCCAGCGCGACTGA
- a CDS encoding bacterio-opsin activator domain-containing protein translates to MSPSPIHILLVDGDPAESSVHVEALREVLSAANVDVAETADDAAELLETDEYDVLLAREDLRTTDGLSFLAAAAETAPDLQTILLADDVTTDLLREASAVGIDEVVPLSVDPADESTLAHRLRARLEPARSSARGTGLDPAADGEPSPESDLQNPTGLLEAVARITNDGIITIDTDSTIRFVNPAMEEILGYTPSELLGEPLTVLMSDRLASQHDAGFQRYLDTGERKLDWDNVELPGQHSDGTEVALSISFSEITHEGERFFTGIVRDISEQKRREQRLRQLNEGAQALSTAETVEEACNIAVRTAQDTLGLPISMIAYYDEQTGTLQPMARTIAADALTDETDLFAPERDLPWEVYLEQERRVIPDVSAASDLSASETPLQSVVLFPIGSYGVFVSGATEPRTFSQHEITLVTLFVANVQAALDRVEREEQLRERTAELEARTETLDRVNRLNSVIREITQVLTEATTREEIEQTVCTKLANAESYRFAWVGEQETIGGRVVPRTSAGVEQGYLEEIEITTDESSSARGPTGRAVKTHEPQVQNNLHSDPPFEPWRQAALQRGYRASISVPLVHDEILYGVLNLYAETPEIFDELEETVLAELGRMIGYAINALERKKMLVSETAVELEFRVTDPDIAAVEFTRETGSQFEFEALVDQADGTLRAFFTIDGSSPDAIRTFADRSTEIKDVRLIAEREDGCFYEATLTETSFLATLLGAGAHPTALSSTPDGAELLVELPSSGDIKAFLEMFLSQYDAELTARRELDRPVLTEEEFEAVYLEQLTDREEEVLRTAYHAGFFNFPRDSSGSDVAEILGISQPTVSRHIRKGERKLFDIVFGDQPTVGSEQ, encoded by the coding sequence ATGTCGCCATCTCCAATCCACATCTTGCTCGTCGACGGCGACCCGGCGGAATCGTCGGTCCACGTCGAGGCGCTGCGGGAAGTACTGTCGGCGGCGAACGTCGACGTGGCAGAGACCGCCGACGACGCCGCCGAGTTGCTCGAAACCGACGAGTACGACGTTCTCCTCGCCCGCGAAGACCTCCGGACGACGGACGGGCTCTCGTTTCTCGCCGCTGCCGCCGAGACGGCCCCCGACCTGCAGACGATACTGCTCGCGGACGACGTCACGACCGATCTGCTTCGAGAGGCGTCGGCGGTCGGGATCGACGAAGTCGTCCCCCTCTCCGTCGACCCGGCCGACGAGTCGACGCTGGCCCACCGGCTCCGCGCCCGTCTCGAACCGGCCCGCTCCTCGGCGCGGGGGACCGGGCTCGACCCCGCGGCCGACGGAGAGCCCTCGCCAGAGTCGGACCTACAGAACCCGACAGGGCTGCTCGAAGCGGTCGCTCGGATTACCAACGACGGCATCATCACCATCGATACCGACAGCACGATTCGCTTCGTGAACCCCGCGATGGAGGAGATCCTGGGCTACACGCCGTCGGAACTGCTCGGCGAACCGCTGACCGTCCTGATGAGCGACCGCCTCGCTTCGCAGCACGACGCGGGCTTCCAGCGGTATCTCGACACCGGCGAGCGCAAACTCGACTGGGACAACGTCGAGCTGCCGGGCCAGCACAGCGACGGCACCGAGGTGGCTCTCAGTATCTCGTTCAGCGAGATCACTCACGAGGGCGAGCGGTTCTTCACCGGTATCGTTCGGGACATCAGCGAGCAGAAACGGCGGGAGCAGCGGCTGCGGCAGCTGAACGAGGGGGCACAGGCCCTCTCGACGGCCGAGACGGTCGAAGAGGCCTGTAACATCGCGGTTCGGACCGCACAGGACACGCTCGGTCTGCCGATCTCCATGATCGCGTACTACGACGAACAGACGGGGACGCTCCAGCCGATGGCCCGAACAATCGCCGCCGACGCGCTCACCGACGAGACGGACCTGTTCGCCCCGGAGCGCGACCTCCCCTGGGAGGTCTACCTCGAACAGGAGCGGCGGGTGATCCCGGATGTCTCGGCGGCGTCGGACCTCTCCGCGTCGGAGACGCCCTTACAGAGCGTCGTCCTCTTTCCCATCGGGAGCTACGGCGTGTTCGTGAGCGGCGCGACGGAGCCGAGGACGTTCTCCCAGCACGAGATCACGCTCGTGACGCTGTTCGTGGCGAACGTCCAGGCGGCCCTCGACCGGGTCGAGCGCGAGGAGCAACTGCGGGAGCGGACCGCGGAACTCGAAGCGCGCACGGAGACGTTAGACCGAGTCAACCGCCTCAACTCGGTGATCCGCGAGATCACGCAGGTGCTGACCGAGGCGACCACCCGCGAGGAGATCGAGCAGACGGTGTGTACGAAACTGGCGAACGCCGAGTCCTACCGCTTCGCGTGGGTCGGTGAACAGGAGACGATCGGCGGGCGGGTCGTCCCCCGGACGTCCGCCGGCGTCGAACAGGGATATCTCGAGGAGATCGAGATCACGACCGACGAATCGTCGTCGGCGAGGGGGCCGACGGGACGGGCCGTCAAGACGCACGAACCCCAGGTCCAGAACAACCTCCACAGCGACCCGCCATTCGAACCGTGGCGGCAAGCCGCGCTCCAGCGCGGCTATCGCGCGAGTATCTCGGTGCCGCTCGTCCACGACGAGATCCTCTACGGCGTCTTGAACCTGTACGCGGAGACCCCCGAGATCTTCGACGAGTTAGAGGAGACCGTGCTGGCGGAGTTGGGGCGGATGATCGGCTACGCGATCAACGCCCTCGAACGGAAGAAGATGCTCGTGAGCGAGACGGCCGTCGAACTGGAGTTCCGAGTGACTGACCCCGACATCGCGGCGGTCGAGTTCACGCGAGAGACCGGCAGTCAGTTCGAGTTCGAGGCGCTGGTCGATCAGGCCGATGGGACGCTGCGGGCCTTTTTCACCATCGACGGCAGCAGTCCCGACGCCATCCGGACGTTCGCCGACCGCTCGACGGAGATCAAGGACGTCCGGCTGATCGCGGAGCGCGAGGACGGGTGTTTCTACGAAGCGACGCTCACCGAGACGAGTTTCCTTGCGACGTTACTCGGGGCCGGCGCGCACCCGACCGCACTCTCCTCGACGCCGGACGGCGCGGAGTTGCTGGTCGAACTCCCGAGTTCGGGCGACATCAAGGCGTTCTTGGAGATGTTCCTGAGTCAGTACGACGCGGAGCTGACCGCCAGACGGGAGCTCGACCGGCCGGTCCTCACCGAAGAGGAGTTCGAGGCCGTCTATCTGGAGCAGCTGACCGACCGCGAAGAGGAGGTGTTGCGGACCGCCTATCACGCCGGGTTCTTCAACTTCCCGCGGGACAGCTCCGGCAGCGACGTCGCGGAGATTCTCGGCATCTCTCAACCGACGGTGAGCCGCCACATCCGGAAGGGGGAGCGAAAGCTCTTCGACATCGTCTTCGGTGACCAGCCGACGGTCGGGTCGGAACAGTAA
- the purD gene encoding phosphoribosylamine--glycine ligase gives MTETVLLVGGGGREHAVARALADSDADLYACAGNKNPGIAALAEGFETLDTTNPKAVTTYAREVEATLAVVGPEAPLAAGVADALDDEGIYAFGPQEQEARIETDKAFQRRFMREHDIPGCPDFETFEDMEAACDYIDEYDGDLAVKPAGLTGGKGVRVIGDQCTAEEAKEYLRDSDYDRVVLEERLVGEEFTVQAFVADGDLRVTPAVQDHKRAYEGDEGPNTGGMGSYSDSTLELPFMTEEDYGDAVDVLKATVEALSGYKGVLYGQFMLTETGPRVVEFNARFGDPEAMNTLPVLNTDFLDVLTAARDDGSLPQLSFRPKATVCKYAVPDGYPTDPESGAKVTIDEDNAGEAILYYASVDQRADGIYTTTSRSYAVVGVADSITEAEEIAEDALERAGTEGLRVRHDIGKPDLVQQRIDHMDEIRGD, from the coding sequence ATGACCGAGACTGTGCTGCTGGTGGGCGGCGGCGGCCGGGAACACGCCGTCGCTCGCGCGCTCGCCGACTCCGACGCGGACCTGTACGCCTGTGCCGGGAACAAGAACCCGGGCATCGCCGCGCTGGCGGAAGGCTTCGAGACGCTCGATACCACCAACCCGAAGGCCGTCACGACCTACGCCCGCGAGGTGGAGGCGACGCTGGCTGTCGTCGGTCCCGAGGCACCGCTCGCGGCGGGCGTCGCCGACGCGCTGGACGACGAGGGCATCTACGCCTTCGGACCGCAGGAACAGGAGGCCCGCATCGAGACGGACAAGGCGTTCCAGCGCCGGTTCATGCGCGAACACGACATCCCCGGCTGTCCGGACTTCGAGACGTTCGAGGACATGGAGGCCGCCTGCGACTACATCGACGAGTACGACGGTGACCTCGCGGTCAAGCCCGCGGGTCTCACCGGCGGCAAGGGCGTCCGCGTCATCGGTGACCAGTGCACCGCCGAGGAGGCCAAGGAGTACCTCCGGGATTCGGACTACGACCGCGTGGTGCTCGAGGAGCGCCTCGTCGGCGAGGAGTTCACGGTGCAGGCGTTCGTCGCCGACGGCGACCTCCGCGTGACGCCGGCGGTGCAGGACCACAAGCGCGCCTACGAGGGCGACGAGGGGCCGAACACCGGCGGGATGGGCAGTTACTCCGATTCGACCCTCGAACTGCCGTTCATGACCGAGGAGGACTACGGCGACGCCGTCGACGTGCTCAAGGCGACCGTCGAGGCGCTCTCCGGCTACAAGGGCGTCCTCTACGGCCAGTTCATGCTGACCGAGACCGGCCCGCGCGTCGTGGAGTTCAACGCCCGCTTCGGCGACCCCGAGGCGATGAACACGCTGCCGGTGTTGAACACGGACTTCCTCGACGTGCTGACGGCCGCCCGCGACGACGGGTCGCTCCCGCAGCTGTCCTTCCGGCCGAAGGCCACCGTCTGTAAGTACGCCGTCCCCGACGGCTACCCGACCGACCCCGAGTCCGGGGCGAAAGTCACTATCGACGAGGACAACGCCGGCGAAGCGATTCTGTACTACGCCAGCGTCGACCAGCGAGCGGACGGCATCTACACGACGACCTCCCGTTCCTACGCCGTCGTCGGCGTCGCCGACAGCATCACCGAGGCCGAGGAGATCGCCGAAGACGCTCTCGAACGGGCCGGAACCGAGGGCCTGCGGGTGCGCCACGACATCGGCAAACCCGACCTCGTCCAACAGCGGATCGACCACATGGACGAGATCCGCGGCGACTGA
- a CDS encoding thioredoxin domain-containing protein, with amino-acid sequence MSDSADPTARNRLDEEESPYLRQHADNPVNWQPWDEQALDAAKERDVPIFLSIGYAACHWCHVMEEESFQDEAIAETLNENFVPVKVDREERPDVDSVYMSICQQVTGRGGWPLSAWLTPEGKPFYVGTYFPPEEKRGTPGFHDLLRDLSNSWADPDQRGEMENRAEQWTDAIESDLEATSGQPGDPDKNIIGTAATVAHRGADRDNGGWGSGGPKFPQTGRIHALLRASADGESPSDSGLSGGDQPSSDDGGDDYLAVVEETLNAMADRGLYDHVGGGFHRYSTDPQWGVPHFEKMLYDNAEIPRAFLAGYQALGNERYASVVRETFEFVQRELQHEDGGFFSTLDAVSRPPSDPDGETEEGAFYVWTPEQVRDAVSDEAAAEIFCEYYGVTDRGNFEGQTVLGVRKPLHAIAEERDLTEEEATEKLRRALDEAFAAREERPRPARDEKILAGWNGLMISTLAEGAIVLDDEYADVATDALDFVREHLWDADARRLSRRYKDGDVAIDGYLEDYAFLARGALNLFEATGDVAHLDFAMDLADAITEAFWDDEAETLYFTPTSGESLVARPQELTDQSTPSSTGVAVSLLLSLSHFRDDDRLGDVAEKVVRTHADRVSSNPLQHASLTLATDEYERGSLELTLVCDPSDPPAEWTETLASTYVPRRLLAWRPADAESLDAWLGALELDDEPPIWAGRDAADGDPTVYACRNFACSPPKHDLGEALRWGQK; translated from the coding sequence ATGAGCGACAGCGCGGATCCGACGGCTCGAAACCGTCTCGACGAGGAGGAGAGTCCGTATCTCCGCCAGCACGCCGACAACCCGGTGAACTGGCAGCCGTGGGACGAGCAAGCCCTCGACGCCGCGAAGGAGCGCGACGTGCCCATCTTCCTCTCGATCGGCTACGCGGCCTGTCACTGGTGTCACGTCATGGAGGAGGAGAGCTTCCAGGACGAGGCCATCGCGGAGACGCTGAACGAGAACTTCGTCCCCGTGAAGGTGGACCGAGAGGAGCGCCCGGACGTGGATTCGGTCTATATGAGCATCTGTCAGCAGGTCACCGGTCGCGGCGGGTGGCCGCTGTCGGCGTGGCTCACGCCCGAAGGCAAGCCGTTCTACGTCGGGACGTACTTCCCGCCCGAGGAGAAGCGCGGAACCCCCGGCTTCCACGACCTACTGCGCGACCTCTCGAACTCGTGGGCCGACCCCGACCAGCGCGGGGAGATGGAGAACCGCGCCGAGCAGTGGACCGACGCCATCGAGAGCGACTTGGAGGCGACGAGCGGACAACCCGGTGACCCCGACAAGAATATTATCGGGACGGCGGCCACCGTCGCCCACCGCGGCGCGGACCGGGACAACGGTGGGTGGGGGTCGGGCGGCCCGAAGTTCCCACAGACCGGGCGCATCCACGCGCTCTTGCGCGCCTCGGCGGACGGCGAATCGCCGTCTGACTCGGGGCTGTCGGGCGGCGACCAGCCCAGCTCGGACGACGGCGGTGACGACTACCTCGCCGTCGTCGAGGAGACGCTGAACGCGATGGCCGATCGGGGCCTCTACGACCACGTCGGCGGCGGCTTCCACCGCTACTCGACGGACCCCCAGTGGGGCGTGCCGCACTTCGAGAAGATGCTGTACGACAACGCCGAGATCCCGCGGGCCTTCCTCGCCGGGTATCAGGCTCTCGGCAACGAACGGTACGCCTCGGTCGTCCGGGAGACGTTCGAGTTCGTCCAGCGCGAACTCCAGCACGAGGACGGCGGGTTCTTCAGCACGCTCGATGCGGTGAGTCGGCCTCCCAGCGATCCCGACGGGGAGACCGAGGAAGGCGCGTTCTACGTCTGGACGCCCGAACAGGTCCGTGACGCCGTCTCCGACGAGGCCGCCGCCGAGATATTCTGCGAGTACTACGGCGTCACCGACCGCGGCAACTTCGAGGGACAGACGGTGCTGGGCGTGCGGAAACCGCTGCACGCCATCGCCGAGGAGCGCGACCTGACGGAAGAGGAGGCGACCGAGAAGCTCCGGCGGGCGTTAGACGAGGCGTTCGCCGCCCGCGAGGAGCGGCCGCGACCGGCCCGCGACGAGAAGATCCTGGCCGGCTGGAACGGGCTGATGATCTCGACGCTGGCCGAGGGCGCGATCGTCCTCGACGACGAGTACGCCGACGTGGCGACCGACGCGCTCGATTTCGTCCGCGAGCACCTCTGGGACGCCGACGCGAGGCGGCTCTCGCGCCGCTACAAGGACGGCGACGTGGCCATCGACGGCTACCTCGAGGACTACGCGTTCCTCGCTCGCGGCGCGCTGAACCTCTTCGAGGCGACGGGCGACGTGGCCCACCTCGACTTCGCGATGGACCTCGCCGACGCGATCACCGAGGCGTTCTGGGACGACGAGGCGGAGACACTCTACTTCACGCCGACCAGCGGCGAGTCCCTCGTCGCCCGCCCGCAGGAGCTCACCGACCAGTCGACGCCGTCGAGCACCGGCGTCGCCGTCTCCCTGCTGCTCTCGCTGTCGCACTTCCGGGACGACGACCGCCTCGGCGACGTGGCGGAGAAGGTCGTCCGCACGCACGCCGACCGCGTCTCCTCGAACCCGCTCCAACACGCGTCGCTGACGCTCGCGACCGACGAGTACGAACGGGGCTCGCTCGAACTCACGCTGGTCTGTGACCCGAGCGACCCGCCCGCGGAGTGGACCGAGACGCTCGCATCGACGTACGTACCGCGTCGCCTCCTCGCGTGGCGACCCGCCGACGCCGAGTCGCTCGACGCGTGGCTGGGGGCGCTCGAACTGGACGACGAACCGCCCATCTGGGCCGGCCGCGACGCCGCCGACGGCGACCCGACGGTGTACGCGTGTCGGAACTTCGCCTGTTCACCGCCGAAACACGACCTCGGCGAGGCGCTCCGGTGGGGTCAAAAGTAG
- a CDS encoding thioredoxin family protein, protein MSESGTLETLEPNPVWVEDAYDDTVDALRKHREEFDYLIWGGDWCKDCRAQLPDFGAALDAADVPEERIHHYPVEKEDDGSKTGPRVEEYGIELIPTVIVEHDGEEIARFVEEEPVPIAVHLADQFEETDEIEE, encoded by the coding sequence ATGAGCGAGAGCGGGACACTCGAGACACTCGAACCGAATCCGGTCTGGGTCGAAGACGCCTACGACGACACCGTAGACGCGCTTCGCAAGCACAGGGAGGAGTTCGACTACCTGATCTGGGGCGGCGACTGGTGTAAGGACTGCCGGGCGCAGCTCCCGGACTTCGGGGCGGCGCTGGACGCGGCGGACGTCCCCGAGGAGCGGATTCACCACTACCCCGTCGAGAAGGAAGACGACGGGTCGAAGACCGGGCCGAGAGTCGAGGAGTACGGCATCGAGTTGATTCCGACCGTCATCGTCGAGCACGACGGCGAGGAGATCGCCCGATTCGTCGAGGAGGAACCGGTCCCCATCGCGGTTCACCTCGCCGACCAGTTCGAAGAGACCGACGAGATAGAGGAGTAG
- a CDS encoding DUF488 domain-containing protein, which translates to MSASVSETYVAAVQHGLADLSGEETLVGVVREPTGWFHAAVDENVPELGPPSDLLAETKQRTEDLKMQGLCDEGAHNAAWNETDFADRYRAHLDGSEAAQSALESLVERVLDGESVALVCFEGNDKRCHRTILRDRLRSRIGDVRESGDSSHSPT; encoded by the coding sequence ATGAGCGCGAGCGTCAGCGAGACCTACGTCGCGGCCGTTCAGCACGGTCTGGCCGACCTCTCGGGCGAGGAGACGCTGGTCGGCGTCGTCCGCGAGCCGACGGGCTGGTTCCACGCGGCGGTCGACGAGAACGTCCCCGAGCTCGGCCCGCCGAGCGACCTCCTCGCCGAGACCAAACAGCGCACCGAGGACTTGAAGATGCAAGGTCTGTGCGACGAGGGCGCACACAACGCGGCCTGGAACGAGACGGATTTCGCCGACCGATACCGGGCGCATCTCGACGGGAGCGAGGCCGCACAGAGCGCGCTCGAATCCCTCGTTGAGCGGGTTCTCGACGGGGAATCCGTCGCTCTCGTCTGCTTCGAGGGGAACGACAAGCGGTGTCATCGCACCATCCTCCGCGACCGACTGCGCTCTCGCATCGGCGACGTTCGGGAGTCGGGAGATTCAAGCCACTCGCCGACGTAA
- a CDS encoding PLP-dependent cysteine synthase family protein, whose product MHDSVLGAIGSPLVSVTAPEGATVAAKIESFNPGGSAKDRPAKFMIETAERDGDLEPGDTLVEPTSGNTGIGMAMVGAAKGYDVVLVMPSSKSPERREIMRAYGADIELVDGDISAAKERADELTDESGYVQLRQFENPGNPRAHYETTGPEVLEQVGDRTVDALVAGVGTGGTITGTGRRLREAFPDVDVVAVEPEDNAVLSGMEPGTGEDTFQGMGPGFVSDNLDVDLLDDVKTVTLDDAEDECRRLAREEGILVGQSSGASNLAAREKAAELLDAGVEDPLVVTVFWDSGERYMSTGIFD is encoded by the coding sequence CTGCACGACTCCGTCCTCGGCGCGATCGGGTCGCCGCTGGTGTCGGTCACCGCGCCGGAGGGCGCGACGGTCGCGGCGAAAATCGAGTCGTTCAACCCGGGCGGGTCCGCGAAGGACCGCCCGGCGAAGTTCATGATCGAGACAGCCGAGCGAGACGGCGACCTCGAACCCGGCGACACGCTGGTCGAACCGACCAGCGGCAACACCGGCATCGGGATGGCGATGGTCGGCGCGGCGAAGGGATACGACGTCGTCCTCGTGATGCCGTCCTCGAAGTCCCCGGAGCGCCGCGAGATAATGCGGGCGTACGGTGCCGACATCGAACTTGTCGACGGCGACATCTCCGCCGCGAAGGAGCGGGCCGACGAACTCACCGACGAGAGCGGCTACGTCCAGCTGCGGCAGTTCGAGAACCCGGGCAACCCGCGGGCGCACTACGAGACGACCGGTCCCGAAGTTCTCGAACAGGTCGGCGACCGCACCGTCGACGCCCTCGTCGCCGGCGTCGGCACCGGCGGCACGATCACGGGCACCGGCCGCCGCCTCCGGGAGGCGTTCCCCGACGTCGACGTCGTCGCGGTCGAACCCGAGGACAACGCCGTCCTCTCGGGGATGGAGCCCGGAACCGGCGAGGACACCTTCCAGGGGATGGGACCGGGATTCGTCAGCGACAACCTCGACGTGGACCTACTGGACGACGTGAAGACGGTCACGCTCGACGACGCCGAGGACGAGTGCCGGCGTCTTGCCCGCGAGGAGGGCATCCTCGTCGGGCAGTCCTCGGGGGCGTCGAACCTCGCCGCGCGCGAGAAGGCCGCCGAACTGCTGGACGCGGGCGTCGAGGACCCGCTGGTCGTCACCGTCTTCTGGGACAGCGGCGAGCGCTACATGTCCACCGGCATCTTCGACTGA